GTATTCAACTTTGGGGAAAGTGTTACTGATAATAACGAAGGAAATCCGTTTTCCTTTTTTAAATATGTTTTTTCTACTGGTGATTATATAGATTCATTAAAGGTAGTGGGTGTTATACGTGATGCACTTTTTCAAAAAGCAGATAATTATGTAACCGTTATGCTTTATGAAGCAGACTCTACATATACAGATTCTGTGGTTTATAAAAAAGTACCACGATATGTTACCAATACGTTAGACAGTTCTAATGTTTTTGAAATCACAAACGTGAAAGCAGGTCGCTACCGGTTAGCGGCTTTAAAAGATGCAGATAACAATTATACTTTTCAACCTGCAAAAGATAAAATTGCATTTTACGACTCATTTATAGAGGTGCCTACAGATTCTGTGTATGTGCTCAATCTTTTTAACGAAGAATTAGCGCCAGAAGTTAGCAGGCCTAAGCAAGCTGCTGCACAACGTATCGCATTCCCCTATAAGGGTAATCCAGACAGCATAAATGTCGAGTTAATAAGTGCGCGTCCAGAAGGCTTTAAATCATTAATTACCCGCAAGAAAGATCAGGACTCTTTACAATACTGGTTTACTCCAAAAGTGCAGACAGATTCTCTTATTTTTAAAACACTAACAAGCAAAAAAACAGATACGGCTTACCTGCGTTTACGTAACTTAAAGCCAGATTCGTTGCAGATCAACCCCGTTTCTACAGGTCTGGTTTTAGAAGAAGATTTTATATTAAACAGTACTATTCCTGTTGTCGCTGTTGACACTACAAAAATTTCAATACAACGTAAAGATTCAACATTTGTAAGCGATTTTAAGGTTGAGGTGTTTCCTAAAAAATTACAACTGAGTCTTAAATTTCTTACTGAAGAAAAGGAATCTTACGCAATCACGATGCTTCCGGAGGCTCTTACAGATTTCTACGGAAGTAAAAATGACACGTTACGCTTCAGAGCCACCACTAAAGAATATTCAGATTATGGGGAATTTGATATTACCTTAAAAGGGGCAGCAGAAGTACAACATATTGTACAACTCGTTACCGAAAAAGGTGATGTCAAACGTGAGCAAATAGGAGCAGTAGGGCAGTTAGAATTTAAATTTGATCGAATAGAGCCCGGCAAATATTTTGCACGAATAATCGTAGATCTTAATGCTAACGGAAAATTTGATACCGGTAATTTCTTAGAACAACGACAGCCAGAGGAGGTTTTATATTACCCCAAGGAACTAGATATACGATCAGGATGGTATCCTAAAGAGACGTTTATTCTCAATCAGGAGTAACAAAAAAACGGAATTATTTAAGTTCAAATGCATCTTGATCTGCTAAAAAATTTAGGTGCTCCCGCGTTTCAGTCAAATGAGCTTTAGATAATTCTGCATATATGGTTTTTTCTTCAGCTTCCGCGAAAGCTAAAGTTGCTCCCAGACTGTCGTAAATTCCGCTGTAACCATTGTACTCATAGTTATTGCCATCTAAACCTACTCTATTTACACCTATAGTGTAACACATATTTTCAATAGCTCTTGCTTTAAGCAAGGTATCCCAGGCAAAAATTCGTTTTTTAGGCCAGTTTGCCACATAGATAGCCACGTCATAATTAGTTGTATTACGTGCAAAAACCGGAAATCTCAAATCGTAACATACCTGTGCTAAAATCTGCCATCCTTTATAACTTATAACAACAGGCTTGTCACCACGTTCATAAACTTTATGTTCGCCCGCAAGAGTAAACCGGTGTCGCTTGTTATAAGTAGTAGCCTCACCTTCTGGCGTAACAAAATAAAAGCGATTGTAGTACTGCTCGTTTTCAAAAACCATAAGACTTCCTGCCAATGCACAATTTTGATCAGCTGCTTTAGCAAGCATCCAGTTTAAGGTTTCTCCCTGGTCTGCAATTCCTTGAGGTTGCATGCTAAAACCTGTCGAAAACATTTCTGGTAGCACAATAAGATTTACCTCGTGTTTAAGACTGTCAATTTTTTTATCAAAATACGATCTGTTAGCTTCTGGATCTTCCCATTTTAAATCGGCTTGAATTGCGGCTACTTTTAAAGTCTTCATAAACTTTATTTTTAATTACAGGAGTTTATAAGCATTTTTGAATACATTAAAAACGCTCTCATACTAGGTATAAAGTTAATGTTATTAACCCGTAAACGTCAAATTCAATTTTGCCTCACTCTGCTTATACTCTTAAATTGGGTGTATGTGTTTAAGTATGGTTTTCGTTATTTTGAAGTTGTTGAGGTTACACTTATAGCCTTTTTATATACCGGGTTAGTAGTGGTATTAGTGGTTAAGTTTCCGAAGCGATTTAAACCTGTTCAACATATAGCAAACCATATCTTTTATGGACTTGTCGTATTGTTTTTTGCAATTACTATTTATATTAATCTTAAAGTAAATGGGTACGCTCTTCATATAGATCGCTGGTCTGCAATGACCGAAGGTATAGCAGCATTATTAAATGGAAATTATCCCTATAGCGCATTAGATCATCTAGGTGGCAGAACCTCTAATTTACCAACACTCTTTCTCATAGGATTGCCATTTTATCTTTTAGGAGATGTAGGGCTTTTACAGAGTTTTACCTTTTTAGTTTTTGCCGGTATTATTTATAAACTAATTAAATCACACGCAATACGCATCGTAAGTTTATTGTTGCTTATGAGTTCGTTGTGGTATTTGTATGAGATTGTAGTAAAAAGTGATCTCGTGAGCAATACAATTCTTGTATTAGCAGGTCTTGTTTATCTATTTAAACTGACCAATAACGAAGGCCTAAAAAGAGCATTTTTGTTAGGTATTTTAGCGGGAATGCTAATTTTTACCCGTCTCGTTTTTGCGTTACCTGTTGGGATATTGTTTACTCTACCTTTTATAAAAGCATCTTTAAGTGAGCGAATTAAATTCCTTTTAGGATTTTTTACAGCGGCGATTTGCTTAGGAGCTTTGGTATTTTATACGTGTCCGTCTTTTGAGGTTTTCTATGCTGAAAATCCATTTACACTACAAAACAGGCAACTACCGTTGTGGCTGAGTTTGCTTTTAGCAGGGTTGTCTATTTATTTTTTAAGTAAATTAAAAACAGTTGAGCAACTTTTACGCAATAGCTTTGTGGCGCTTGCCATCCCGGTTGTCGTTGCTTTTTTTATTATTGTAAATGATACGGGATTTAAAGGCGCAATTATAGATTCTCATTTTGATATTACCTATTTCAACTTATTTACACCTTTTTTAGTGCTGTATCTTTCTTTACAACTTGATGCAAAGTATGTTGACAATCACGCATAAAAAAACCCGCTACAGGTGAGCGGGTTTTTGGAATCTTAAATATACTTATATATATCTTAGTCGTTTAGCACGCGTACTTGCGCAGCTACCTTACCTTTTCTTCCTTCTTCTTCGATGTACTCTACTTGGTCACCTTCTTCTAATACTTCACCGTTTAAACCGGTTGCGTGTACGAAGATGTCTTTTCCTGTCTCATCGTCAGTAATGAATCCGTAACCTTTTGATTCATTAAAAAATTTAACTGTACCTTTCATTGTAAAATTGTAAAAAATTAATATTGATACAAAGCTAAGAGTTTATAGAACATATAGGTTAACTAAATGTAAATAAATTTCCAAAAATTATTGATTTTCAGGTTTTTTACGAGATTCTTTGCTGTCATTGAACGCTCTCATTTTCCTTATGTTATCTTCGTCTAGCATGTAATCTTTAACTTTTCGGTCTTTCCAACGGTGGTATAAAAACAGAGGCATTACAATAAACGATACGGCTAGTATTGTAAGTCCTAAAAAACGATCTCCAGTAAGTACGTCATCTGTAAAATAGCGCAGGTAAAAACCATAGGCCAGGGTGAGACAGCAAATACAGAAAAGAATTATGATGAGGTTGCGCATAACTTGTTTTTGGGTAAAGTATGTTTATTATTTTCTTGAAAAACTAACCAACATACGACGATACGCGGTTAGTAATTTTGATTTTGATATAAAACCGTGATATTTTCCGTCTTTAATCACCGGCAAATTCCACGCGCCACTTTCCTGAAATTTACGCATTACCACCTTTGCAGGGTCAGATTCTAAATAGATATACTCTGGCGCAGCGTGCATTAAACTTCCTATGGTAGTGGTATCGTACAACGTGGCATCAAACATTATCTCACGTATATCATCTAAGGTTATTACACCTACGAGCTCATCATTTTCATTAACTACCGGAAATAAATTACGGGCAGATTTTGCAACTGCATTTTTTACCATTTCACCTAAAGTCATTTCGGGGCGTACGCGAATAAAATTAGATTCAATTACATCATTTACGTTAAGCAGCGTAAGTACAGCCTGGTCTTTATCGTGTGTTATGAGTTCACCTTTAAGTCCCAGCTCCATGCCATAAACAGAGTGAGGCAAAAAGTATTTATTAATCCCGTAGGCTATTGCGGCGGTAACCATTAATGGGATAAAAAGACCATAGCCACCAGTAATTTCTGCAATAAGAAAGATCGCCGTTAATGGGGCATGTAGCACACCTGCAAGCAAACCAGTCATCCCTACGAGGGTGAAATTTGTTTCAGAAATATAAACACCGTCGAGCCCCAGGTTGTTAATAATCTTAGCCAGGCAATTACCCATAACGCTTCCCATAAAGAGTACAGGAGCAAAAATACCACCTATACCACCACCGGCAAATGTAATTGCAGAGGCGATAACTTTAAAAAACACAAGGCCTGCGAGTAAGGCAATAACCACCCAGACATTATCTAAATAATCATTAAAAAAGGTTTCGCCTAAGGCATTTACGGCCTTGCCATCTAGCAACTCGTTTATCATGTCAAAACCTTCGCCGTATAGCGGCGGAATCAAAAACAACAGTATTCCTAAAGAGCCCCCGGCTACTAGTAAACGTATGAGAGCAGAATCCCATCGCTTATACAGTTTACTGGTTTTAAAATAGGCTTTGCTAAAATATACCGAAACTAATCCGGCAACCACTCCTAATATCATATAATACGGAAAGTCTGCAATAGTAAAGGCATCCTTCAATTCAAAAGGTAAAATAGTGTCTGAACCAAAAAAGAAATACGAAGTTAATATGGCAGAGAGTGAAGCCAAAAGCAAGGGCATTAAGGAGAGCAAGGTAAGGTCAAGACTAAAAACTTCTACTGCAAAAATGATTGCAGCGATAGGTGCCTTAAAAATACAGGACATCGCGCCTGCAGCAGCACAGCCCAGTAAAAGTGTGCGGTTTGCCTGATCCATATGAAAAATACGAGATAGGTAGGAGCTAATCGCCGCGCCGGTGACCACCGTAGGGCTTTCTAGACCTACCGAACCTCCAAAACCTACCGTAATAGGAGCTGTTAATAACGATCCGAATATTTGATAATTTTTGAGAAGACCTTTACGCTTCGAAATTGCGCGTAAGGTCATAGGAACTCCGTGACTTAATGGATTACGTATTACATATTTTACGATGAGAACGGTAATCGCAAGACCTATTATAGGAAATAAGAAATAGAAACCGTAGCGGTAATTTTCTACAAGTTTACCCTCAAGTAACATTTGTATTATGTGTGTGATATTTTTAATAAGAACCGCACCTAATCCTGCCAGCAACCCGGTAAGTATTGCTAGAAAGTAAATAAATGTTGTCTTAGAAATATGCTT
The sequence above is a segment of the Leeuwenhoekiella sp. MAR_2009_132 genome. Coding sequences within it:
- a CDS encoding Ig-like domain-containing protein → MFKKGSQLFIVSLLLLLVVNCAKRGTPTGGPKDETPPVLVSADPPNYSTNFEGDEIRIYFDEFIKLKDLNKNLIVSPPMDPKASITPMGSASRFIDIKIMDTLIANTTYVFNFGESVTDNNEGNPFSFFKYVFSTGDYIDSLKVVGVIRDALFQKADNYVTVMLYEADSTYTDSVVYKKVPRYVTNTLDSSNVFEITNVKAGRYRLAALKDADNNYTFQPAKDKIAFYDSFIEVPTDSVYVLNLFNEELAPEVSRPKQAAAQRIAFPYKGNPDSINVELISARPEGFKSLITRKKDQDSLQYWFTPKVQTDSLIFKTLTSKKTDTAYLRLRNLKPDSLQINPVSTGLVLEEDFILNSTIPVVAVDTTKISIQRKDSTFVSDFKVEVFPKKLQLSLKFLTEEKESYAITMLPEALTDFYGSKNDTLRFRATTKEYSDYGEFDITLKGAAEVQHIVQLVTEKGDVKREQIGAVGQLEFKFDRIEPGKYFARIIVDLNANGKFDTGNFLEQRQPEEVLYYPKELDIRSGWYPKETFILNQE
- a CDS encoding cold-shock protein, producing MKGTVKFFNESKGYGFITDDETGKDIFVHATGLNGEVLEEGDQVEYIEEEGRKGKVAAQVRVLND
- a CDS encoding chloride channel protein; protein product: MPGKKPLLHRFHAWRYKHISKTTFIYFLAILTGLLAGLGAVLIKNITHIIQMLLEGKLVENYRYGFYFLFPIIGLAITVLIVKYVIRNPLSHGVPMTLRAISKRKGLLKNYQIFGSLLTAPITVGFGGSVGLESPTVVTGAAISSYLSRIFHMDQANRTLLLGCAAAGAMSCIFKAPIAAIIFAVEVFSLDLTLLSLMPLLLASLSAILTSYFFFGSDTILPFELKDAFTIADFPYYMILGVVAGLVSVYFSKAYFKTSKLYKRWDSALIRLLVAGGSLGILLFLIPPLYGEGFDMINELLDGKAVNALGETFFNDYLDNVWVVIALLAGLVFFKVIASAITFAGGGIGGIFAPVLFMGSVMGNCLAKIINNLGLDGVYISETNFTLVGMTGLLAGVLHAPLTAIFLIAEITGGYGLFIPLMVTAAIAYGINKYFLPHSVYGMELGLKGELITHDKDQAVLTLLNVNDVIESNFIRVRPEMTLGEMVKNAVAKSARNLFPVVNENDELVGVITLDDIREIMFDATLYDTTTIGSLMHAAPEYIYLESDPAKVVMRKFQESGAWNLPVIKDGKYHGFISKSKLLTAYRRMLVSFSRK
- a CDS encoding amidohydrolase — translated: MKTLKVAAIQADLKWEDPEANRSYFDKKIDSLKHEVNLIVLPEMFSTGFSMQPQGIADQGETLNWMLAKAADQNCALAGSLMVFENEQYYNRFYFVTPEGEATTYNKRHRFTLAGEHKVYERGDKPVVISYKGWQILAQVCYDLRFPVFARNTTNYDVAIYVANWPKKRIFAWDTLLKARAIENMCYTIGVNRVGLDGNNYEYNGYSGIYDSLGATLAFAEAEEKTIYAELSKAHLTETREHLNFLADQDAFELK